The following are encoded in a window of Impatiens glandulifera chromosome 5, dImpGla2.1, whole genome shotgun sequence genomic DNA:
- the LOC124938452 gene encoding pentatricopeptide repeat-containing protein At1g06143: MNDFLRKCSISKQLESAYALMLKTSLDRDCFSMNQFLTACSSRGFIDYAFQAFTQMENPNVFVYNALIRGLTHSSSSSSPVRALPIYIDMLRKGVSPSSYTFPSIIKACNLLSAKMFGESVHGQIWRIGFTSHLHVQTSLVDFYSNLCRIIDARKVFDQMPERDTFARSTMVSAYTRLGDMTSARNLFDEMPERDITSCNTMMDGYSRIGDVDSAASLFIEMPQKDLISWTTMINCYTQSHRYEKALSVFDEMKSNGINPDEVTIVTIISACAHLGALDFGKELYHYVMQIGFHLDVYIGSVLIDMFAKCGSLERSLVVFYKLQTKNLFCWNSIIEGLAMHGFAEQALKMFDKMIAANVEPNGVTFISVLSACTHAGLIEEGQRMFESMVKDFSLLPEIQHYGCMVHLLCKAGLLEDALRLIEQMKIEPNSVIWGALLGGCKLHKNVEIAEIAVERLAVMEPNNSGYRTLLVNIHAEANRWSEVSKIRLDMKERGVEKTCPGSSWIEIENEIHRFTASDKCHFAILDIYVMLNELNRHIKLVGYMNELELV; this comes from the coding sequence ATGAATGATTTTCTCAGAAAATGTTCAATCTCCAAACAGTTGGAATCAGCTTATGCTTTAATGCTTAAGACCAGTTTAGATCGAGATTGTTTCTCAATGAATCAATTTCTCACAGCTTGTTCATCTCGCGGTTTCATAGATTATGCATTTCAAGCTTTCACCCAAATGGAGAATCCTAACGTTTTTGTCTACAACGCGTTAATTAGAGGCTTAAcccattcttcttcttcttcttctccagtTCGAGCTCTGCCAATTTACATTGACATGTTGAGAAAAGGAGTAAGTCCATCCAGTTATACGTTTCCATCCATTATTAAAGCTTGTAATTTGTTATCCGCTAAAATGTTTGGGGAATCAGTTCATGGACAGATTTGGAGAATTGGGTTTACATCTCATTTACATGTTCAGACTTCTTTGGTTGATTTTTACTCAAATCTCTGTAGGATAATTGATGCCAGAAAGGTGTTTGATCAAATGCCTGAAAGAGATACTTTCGCAAGATCTACTATGGTTTCAGCTTATACTCGACTTGGGGATATGACTTCTGCAAGGAACCTGTTTGATGAAATGCCTGAAAGAGATATTACTTCTTGTAACACGATGATGGATGGTTATTCCAGAATTGGAGATGTTGATTCTGCAGCTTCTTTGTTCATTGAAATGCCACAAAAGGATTTAATCTCATGGACAACTATGATTAATTGTTATACTCAAAGCCATAGATACGAAAAAGCATTGTCTGTTTTCGATGAAATGAAATCCAACGGTATCAATCCAGATGAAGTTACGATCGTTACCATCATATCTGCTTGCGCACATTTGGGGGCTCTCGATTTCGGAAAAGAATTATATCATTATGTAATGCAGATTGGTTTTCATCTCGACGTCTACATTGGTTCAGTATTAATTGACATGTTTGCGAAATGTGGAAGCTTGGAAAGATCCCTAGTAGTGTTCTACAAATTGCAGACAAAAAATCTCTTCTGTTGGAATTCGATCATTGAAGGACTCGCTATGCATGGATTTGCAGAACAAGCTTTGAAAATGTTCGACAAAATGATAGCAGCAAACGTGGAACCAAACGGGGTTACATTTATAAGTGTTCTCAGCGCTTGTACTCACGCAGGACTCATCGAGGAAGGACAAAGGATGTTCGAAAGCATGGTTAAAGATTTTTCTCTTTTGCCAGAGATTCAACACTATGGATGCATGGTTCATTTACTATGCAAAGCAGGTTTGCTTGAAGACGCGTTGAGATTAATTGAACAGATGAAAATCGAACCAAATTCTGTCATTTGGGGGGCTTTACTTGGCGGGTGTAAACTTCACAAGAATGTGGAGATTGCGGAAATTGCAGTTGAAAGGCTGGCGGTTATGGAGCCTAACAATAGTGGGTATAGGACGTTATTGGTTAATATTCATGCTGAAGCAAACCGATGGAGTGAAGTGTCGAAAATTAGGTTGGATATGAAGGAAAGAGGTGTAGAAAAGACATGTCCCGGTTCGAGCTGGATTGAAATCGAGAATGAGATTCATCGGTTCACTGCTTCGGATAAATGTCATTTTGCTATACTTGATATATATGTTATGTTGAATGAGTTGAATAGACATATTAAGTTAGTTGGTTATATGAATGAACTAGAACTTGTCTAG
- the LOC124938263 gene encoding protein YIF1B-like translates to MYDNPRPQMGMPRPAVHPQQTPFGNDFVGVGSGLIRGGLGAYGEKILGSSSEYVQSNISRYFADPQYYFQVNDQYVRNKLKVVFLPFLHRGPWTRISEPVGGRLSYKPPIYDINAPDLYIPLMAFGTYVILAGISLGLQGKFRPESLNWLFIKGLLGWFMQVSLLRVSLFSLGSGEAPLLDIVAYGGYTFTGMCVAVLGRIISGYSYYFLMPCTSLCMGIFLVKTMKRVLFSELRTSYDSTRHHYLLLFIGLAQFPLFIWLCNISVNWLF, encoded by the exons ATGTATGATAATCCGAGACCCCAAATGGGGATGCCAAGACCGGCAGTACATCCTCAACAAACTCCTTTTGGGAATGATTTTGTTGGAGTTGGTTCGGGACTAATAAGAGGTGGCCTAGGTGCTTATGGAGAGAAAATACTAGGATCAAGTTCAGAATATGTCCAAAGCAAT ATAAGTAGATATTTTGCTGATCCTCAATACTATTTCCAAGTTAATGATCAATATGTGAGAAACAAGTTGAAGGTTGTCTTCCTTCCATTTCTGCATAGG GGTCCTTGGACAAGGATATCAGAACCAGTAGGAGGGAGACTTTCTTACAAGCCTCCCATCTATGACATTAATGCTCCAGACCTGTATATTCCTCTGATGGCATTTGGGACATATGTCATTCTAGCTGGAATCTCACTTGGGCTTCAAGGGAA GTTTAGACCGGAGTCTCTGAATTGGCTTTTCATAAAAGGTTTGTTGGGTTGGTTCATGCAAGTATCCCTTCTAAGGGTGTCCTTGTTCTCATTGGGAAGTGGGGAAGCACCCTTACTGGATATCGTGGCATACGGAGGGTATACGTTCACAGGTATGTGTGTGGCTGTTTTGGGGAGAATTATATCGGGATATTCCTACTACTTCTTGATGCCTTGTACCAGCTTGTGTATGGGTATATTCTTGGTGAAGACAATGAAGAGAGTTTTGTTTTCGGAACTAAGGACTAGTTATGACTCCACTAGGCACCATTATCTTTTGCTTTTCATTGGTTTAGCTCAGTTCCCACTCTTCATTTGGCTATGTAATATTAGTGTTAACTGGctgttttag
- the LOC124940350 gene encoding structural maintenance of chromosomes protein 1, with product MPSVPSPGKIIRLELENFKSYQGHQIIGPFFNFTAIIGPNGSGKSNLMDAISFVLGVRTGQLRGSQLKDFIYALDDRDKEQKGRKAFVKLVYLLGSGTEIQFTRTITPAGGSEYRIDGRVVNWDDYNGKLKSLGILVKARNFLVFQGDVESIASKNPKELAALIEQISGSEDLKDEYEKLEEQKARAEEKAALAYQKKRTVVSERKQKKEQKEEAEKHLQFQTQLKSVKKEHFLWQLWNFEKDIEKANEDLEDDKKSREELVQESSGYEHEVAIKKKEQAKYLKEIALCEKRISDKNNRVDRNQPELLKLKEESSRIAHKIKSAEKDLKKKKTERRNHAEEIKKLHNDLRDLTKQLEDLHEKSKEADQKLQLVGDQLAIYNNIKEEAGMKTAKLRDEKEVLDRQQHSDIEVQKNLEENVQQLENRRQELEMQEKQMRARMEKILDSVVKHKEELTRVRKEQREMSEKLGTSRRKHEMLKAKINEVDNQLRELKADRYENERDVRLSEAVETLKSLFPSVHGRMTDLCRPTQKKYNLAVTVAMGKFMDAIVVADEHTAKECIKYLKERRLSPLTFIPLQSVRVKQITEKLRALRGTAKLVFDVIQFDPTLEKAVLFAVGNTLVCDDLEEAKTLSWSGERFKVVTVDGTLLTKAGTMTGGTSGGMEARSHKWDDKKVEALKKKKEGFESELEELGSIREMQLKESEASGKISGLEKKIQYAEIEKKSIEDKLSNLKREKANIKEEINRIRPDHEKFNNIVSERASRISLLERRINEIVDCTYKKFSESVGVKNIREYEENQLKAAQQLVDQRLSLSSQQSKLKYQLEYEQNRDVDAPIAKLESTLATLRNALEEVKTKDSALRLSMENATGDIDDLKVEVQEWRSKSEGCEKEIQEWKKKISNATTNISKLNRQIKSKEAQIEQLTLSRQDTLEKCELEHIDIPTISDPMDVSSPVPAPVIDFSELSRSHLHDKKPAQREKLEAEFNQKISALISEIERTAPNLKALDQYEALLEKEKGVNEEFEIARKEEKECADKFNLIKQRRCGLFMEAFNHISGNIDKIYKQLTKSDTHQLGGTAYLNLDNEDEPFLHGIKYTAMPPTKRFRDMEQLSGGEKTVAALALLFSIHSYRPSPFFILDEVDAALDNLNVAKVAGFIRSKSCEGVHNNEDVPSGSGFQSIVISLKDIFYDKADALVGVYRDSGRGCSGTLTFDLTKYRES from the exons ATGCCGTCCGTCCCATCTCCAGGTAAAATCATTCGTCTCGAGCTCGAGAACTTCAAGTCTTACCAAGGACACCAGATAATCGGTCCATTCTTCAACTTCACTGCTATAATCGGCCCTAATGGCTCCGGCAAATCCAACCTCATGGACGCCATTAGCTTCGTCCTCGGCGTCCGTACTGGTCAGCTTAGAGGTTCTCAGTTGAAGGACTTCATTTATGCTCTTGATGACCGAGATAAGGAGCAAAAAGGAAGGAAGGCGTTTGTTAAGCTGGTTTACTTGCTCGGTAGCGGAACAGAGATTCAGTTTACCAGAACTATTACTCCGGCCGGTGGAAGTGAGTATAGGATTGATGGGAGGGTTGTTAATTGGGATGATTATAATGGAAAGTTGAAGTCGCTTGGCATTCTTGTTAAGGCACGCAATTTTCTGGTCTTTCAG GGTGATGTGGAATCAATTGCATCAAAAAACCCCAAAGAACTTGCTGCACTAATTGAGCAAATATCTGGGTCTGAGGATCTCAAAGACGAGTATGAGAAACTAGAAGAGCAAAAGGCCAGAGCCGAGGAGAAAGCGGCACTTGCTTATCAGAAAAAAAGGACAGTAGTGTCTGAGAGGaagcaaaagaaagaacagaaAGAAGAAGCTGAGAAACATCTTCAGTTTCAAACTCAACTG AAATCTGTGAAGAAAGAACACTTCCTTTGGCAATTGTGGAATTTTGAAAAGGATATTGAGAAGGCCAATGAGGACCTTGAAGATGATAAAAAAAGTCGAGAAGAACTTGTTCAGGAATCTTCAGGTTATGAACATGAAGTGGCCATAAAGAAGAAAGAACAAGCTAAATATTTGAAGGAGATTGCACTATGTGAAAAGAGAATCTCAGACAAAAACAATAGAGTTGACAGGAAT CAACCTGAGCTTCTGAAACTAAAGGAGGAATCTTCTCGCATTGCCCACAAGATCAAAAGTGCTGAGAAGgatcttaagaaaaaaaaaacagaaagaaGGAACCATGCAGAAGAAATAAAAAAGCTGCATAATGACTTACGGGACCTCACTAAACAACTGGAAGATCTACATGAGAAGAGTAAAGAAGCTGACCAGAAGCTCCAGTTAGTTGGTGATCAATTAGCGATATATAACAATAT AAAGGAAGAGGCTGGGATGAAGACTGCAAAGTTAAGAGATGAGAAAGAGGTCCTGGACAGGCAACAACATTCAGATATTGAAGTTCAGAAGAATTTGGAAGAGAATGTGCAACAGTTGGAGAATAGGAGGCAGGAATTGGAAATGCAGGAGAAACAAATGCGAGCAAGGATGGAGAAGATTCTTGATTCAGTTGTGAAACACAAGGAAGAACTTACACGGGTGCGAAAGGAACAACGTGAGATGAGTGAAAAACTTGGAACTTCCAG GAGGAAACATGAAATGCTGAAAGCTAAAATTAATGAAGTTGACAACCAGCTTCGTGAATTGAAGGCTGATAGATATGAGAACGAGAGGGATGTCAGGTTGTCTGAGGCTGTTGAAACTTTGAAGAGCCTGTTTCCCAGTGTCCATGGTCGCATGACTGATCTTTGTAGGCCAACACAGAAAAAGTATAACCTTGCTGTTACAGTTGCAATGGGTAAATTTATGGATGCTATTGTTGTTGCAGATGAACATACAGCTAAGGAATGCATCAAG TATTTAAAGGAGCGGAGGCTTTCTCCTTTGACATTCATACCTCTTCAGTCAGTTCGTGTGAAGCAAATCACTGAGAAGCTGCGAGCCTTACGGGGGACTGCTAAGTTggtctttgatgtaataca ATTTGACCCAACTTTGGAGAAAGCTGTTCTATTTGCTGTTGGTAATACCCTAGTTTGCGATGATCTTGAAGAAGCCAAGACTCTGAGCTGGAGTGGGGAGCGGTTTAAAG TTGTGACAGTTGATGGTACTCTTCTCACGAAAGCTGGTACGATGACTGGTGGTACTAGTGGTGGCATGGAAGCAAGGTCACATAAATGGGATGATAAAAAAGTTGAAG CtctgaagaagaaaaaagaggGATTTGAGTCAGAACTGGAAGAACTGGGGTCAATTAGGGAGATGCAACTTAAAGAATCGGAAGCATCTGGTAAAATCAGCGGACTTGAAAAGAAAATCCAATATGCAGAAATTGAGAAG AAAAGTATTGAGGataagttatcaaatttgaagcGTGAAAAGGCAAATATCAAAGAAGAAATTAACCGCATTAGGCCCGACCATGAGAAG TTCAACAACATTGTTAGTGAAAGGGCTTCAAGGATTTCATTGTTAGAGAGGAGAATAAATGAAATCGTTGATTGTACCTACAAGAAATTTAGTGAGTCTGTTGGTGTGAAAAATATTCGCGAGTACGAAGAAAACCAGCTAAAGGCTGCTCAACAGTTGGTAGACCAAAGGCTAAGCCTAAGTAGTCAGCAATCGAAGCTAAAATACCA GTTGGAGTATGAACAAAATCGTGATGTGGATGCTCCTATAGCAAAGCTGGAGTCTACTCTTGCTACTTTAAGAAATGCTCTAGAGGAGGTTAAGACTAAGGACTCTGCTCTTAGGTTATCAATGGAAAATGCAACTGGTGATATTGACGATTTGAAGGTGGAGGTTCAAG AGTGGAGGTCTAAGTCAGAGGGTTGCGAGAAGGAAATACAAGAGTGGAAGAAAAAAATTTCCAATGCCACAACTAATATAAGTAAACTTAATCGCCAGATTAAATCAAAG GAAGCGCAGATAGAACAGCTTACTCTGTCCAGGCAGGATACTTTGGAGAAATGTGAATTAGAACATATAGACATTCCGACTATATCGGATCCAATGGATGTGTCATCACCAGTTCCAGCACCAGTAATCGACTTTAGTGAATTAAGTAGATCACATTTGCATGATAAGAAACCTGCTCAGCGAGAGAAACTGGAGGCAGAATTTAACCAGAAAATCAGTGCCTTAATTTCTGAAATTGAAAGAACAGCCCCAAATCTGAAGGCCCTGGATCAGTACGAGGCTTTGCTGGAGAAGGAAAAAGGTGTAAATGAAGAGTTTGAGATTGCCAGGAAAGAAGAGAAGGAATGTGCtgataaattcaatttaattaagcAGAGGAG GTGTGGACTGTTTATGGAGGCATTCAATCACATATCAGGAAATATTGACAAAATCTACAAGCAACTTACAAAGAGCGACACTCATCAGCTTGGAGGAACAGCATATTTGAACCTGGACAATGAAGATGAACCGTTTTTACACGGCATCAAATATACTGCTATGCCCCCAACAAAGCGTTTTCGTGATATGGAGCAACTTTCTGGTGGTGAGAAGACTGTTGCTGCTCTTGCATTGCTTTTCTCCATCCACAG TTATAGGCCATCTCCATTCTTTATATTGGATGAAGTGGATGCTGCGTTAGACAACTTGAACGTGGCTAAAGTTGCTGGATTCATCCGATCAAAATCGTGTGAAGGAGTTCATAATAATGAGGATGTCCCGTCTGGAAGTGGATTCCAAAGCATAGTGATTTCTCTCAAGGATATATTTTATGACAAGGCTGATGCTCTGGTTGGAGTTTATAGAGATTCCGGAAGAGG TTGCTCGGGGACGTTGACTTTTGACTTGACCAAGTATCGGGAGTCATAA
- the LOC124938360 gene encoding ABC transporter I family member 19-like, with the protein MEKVSKGIRVTGMQFEYDTQSPLFWDFSLNISPGSRCLLVGANGSGKTTLLRILAGKHMVGGKDVVQVLNGSAFHDTHLVCSGDLAYLGESWSKTVGCAGEIPLQGDFSAEHMIFGVEGVDPIRREKLIELLDIDLKWRMHKVSDGQRRRVQICMGLLHPFKVLLLDEVTVDLDVVARIDLLNYFKEECEQRGAIIVYATHIFDGLEDWATDLAYIQDGELNKTEKLSDLKELKNAGNLLSVVESWLRAETKIAKKKKTPIKTVAPKTTSFGASPFGASRHMGYNR; encoded by the exons ATGGAGAAAGTGTCGAAAGGAATTCGTGTAACTGGTATGCAATTCGAATATGATACTCAATCTCCCCTGTTTTGGGACTTTAGCCTCAACATTTCACCTGGATCGCGCTGCCTTCTTGTCGGCGCCAATGGATCTG GAAAGACAACTTTGCTAAGGATCTTAGCAGGAAAGCATATGGTCGGTGGTAAGGATGTGGTTCAGGTGCTAAATGGCTCTGCTTTTCATGATACACATCTAGTTTGCAGCGGCGACTTGGCTTATTTGGGAGAATCTTGGAGTAAAACTGTCGGATGTGCT GGAGAGATTCCTCTTCAAGGAGACTTCTCTGCGGAGCACATGATATTTGGAG TTGAAGGTGTTGATCCAATTAGACGAGAGAAGCTAATTGAACTGCTTGACATTGACCTGAAATGGAGAATGCATAAAGTTTCTGATGGGCAACGTCGTCGAGTTCAAATCTGCATGGGTCTTTTGCACCCTTTTAAG GTCCTTTTGCTTGATGAAGTTACAGTTGATTTAGATGTTGTTGCAAGGATTGATTTGCTTAACTATTTTAAGGAAGAATGCGAGCAG AGAGGAGCTATAATTGTGTATGCAACCCATATCTTTGATGGTCTAGAGGATTGGGCAACAGATCTGGCATATATCCAAGATGGTGAATTGAATAAGACCGAAAAGTTAAGCGATCTCAAGGAGTTGAAAAACGCGGGGAATTTGCTCTCAGTGGTGGAGTCATGGCTCCGTGCTGAAACAAAGAtagcgaagaagaagaagaccccAATAAAAACAGTTGCCCCCAAAACTACCTCATTTGGTGCCTCCCCATTTGGTGCATCTAGACACATGGGTTATAACAGGTGA